One segment of Danaus plexippus chromosome 10, MEX_DaPlex, whole genome shotgun sequence DNA contains the following:
- the LOC116767153 gene encoding putative carbonic anhydrase 3 isoform X2 has product MYKKAAPAQTEEEEQHPKEEEIVIPDIGTLEWIYYLSELEGDLPTPIDVSITGSLKYPCPDLVWYNFEIYPHKVKITNTGHTVLLGAKWRTERPYLKGGPLLEKHIFSQVHFHWGADMMEGSEHTIDKRQYPAEMQYGVNPDPRLQWVLEGFPRIQEAQTNTRVGPYPMSRLLPMFFEDYFLYWGSLTTVKGERHVVRWLIPRPTLYASFDQMKEFRKLWDPWDEPIVRNFRPLQERNDRHVLFIRPHWNQYNSLLPIPRIPEPSISILSPAYQANPWMLPKQNVDLQTQPEKNEN; this is encoded by the exons ATGTACAAAAAAGCAGCGCCAGCACAAACAG aGGAGGAAGAACAACATCCTAAAGAGGAGGAAATTGTTATTCCGGATATAGGGACTTTGGAATGGATATATTACTTGAGTGAATTAGAAGGTGACCTTCCAACTCCCATAGATGTGTCAATCACGGGTTCTCTAAAGTACCCGTGCCCAGATCTCGTCTGGTACAACTTCGAAATATACCCTCACAAAGTCAAAATAACAAACACCGGTCACACAG TCCTGCTTGGAGCGAAATGGAGAACCGAAAGACCTTATCTAAAAGGTGGACCCCTTTTAGAAAAACACATATTTTCTCAAGTACATTTTCATTGGGGTGCGGATATGATGGAGGGTAGTGAGCATACCATAGATAAGAGGCAATACCCAGCTGAAATGCAG TATGGTGTAAATCCTGACCCGCGTCTCCAGTGGGTCTTAGAAGGATTTCCTCGTATACAGGAAGCTCAAACAAATACTCGAGTTGGACCATACCCTATGTCGCGGCTCTTGCCAATGTTTTTCGaagattactttttatattgggGAAGTTTAACAACCGTGAAAGGAGAAAGACACGTAGTAAGATGGCTTATACCCAGACCTACCTTATACGCTTCTTTCGATCAg ATGAAGGAATTTCGTAAGTTGTGGGATCCTTGGGACGAACCCATCGTGAGAAATTTCAGACCTCTTCAAGAACGAAACGATCGTCATGTACTCTTCATCCGTCCGCACTGGAATCAATACAACTCATTATTACCAATACCAAGAATTCCAGAGCcatcaatttcaattttatctcCAGCGTACCAAGCAAATCCATGGATGCTACCTAAGCAAAATGTCGATTTACAAACTCAACCcgagaaaaatgaaaattga
- the LOC116767153 gene encoding carbonic anhydrase 2-like isoform X1, which yields MYKKAAPAQTEEEEQHPKEEEIVIPDIGTLEWIYYLSELEGDLPTPIDVSITGSLKYPCPDLVWYNFEIYPHKVKITNTGHTVLLGAKWRTERPYLKGGPLLEKHIFSQVHFHWGADMMEGSEHTIDKRQYPAEMQVTFFRSEYMTQEEAFKHNDGVVMICYIIKYGVNPDPRLQWVLEGFPRIQEAQTNTRVGPYPMSRLLPMFFEDYFLYWGSLTTVKGERHVVRWLIPRPTLYASFDQMKEFRKLWDPWDEPIVRNFRPLQERNDRHVLFIRPHWNQYNSLLPIPRIPEPSISILSPAYQANPWMLPKQNVDLQTQPEKNEN from the exons ATGTACAAAAAAGCAGCGCCAGCACAAACAG aGGAGGAAGAACAACATCCTAAAGAGGAGGAAATTGTTATTCCGGATATAGGGACTTTGGAATGGATATATTACTTGAGTGAATTAGAAGGTGACCTTCCAACTCCCATAGATGTGTCAATCACGGGTTCTCTAAAGTACCCGTGCCCAGATCTCGTCTGGTACAACTTCGAAATATACCCTCACAAAGTCAAAATAACAAACACCGGTCACACAG TCCTGCTTGGAGCGAAATGGAGAACCGAAAGACCTTATCTAAAAGGTGGACCCCTTTTAGAAAAACACATATTTTCTCAAGTACATTTTCATTGGGGTGCGGATATGATGGAGGGTAGTGAGCATACCATAGATAAGAGGCAATACCCAGCTGAAATGCAG gtAACTTTCTTTAGATCAGAATATATGACGCAGGAAGAAGCGTTCAAACATAATGATGGAGTTGTAATGATATGTTACATTATTAAG TATGGTGTAAATCCTGACCCGCGTCTCCAGTGGGTCTTAGAAGGATTTCCTCGTATACAGGAAGCTCAAACAAATACTCGAGTTGGACCATACCCTATGTCGCGGCTCTTGCCAATGTTTTTCGaagattactttttatattgggGAAGTTTAACAACCGTGAAAGGAGAAAGACACGTAGTAAGATGGCTTATACCCAGACCTACCTTATACGCTTCTTTCGATCAg ATGAAGGAATTTCGTAAGTTGTGGGATCCTTGGGACGAACCCATCGTGAGAAATTTCAGACCTCTTCAAGAACGAAACGATCGTCATGTACTCTTCATCCGTCCGCACTGGAATCAATACAACTCATTATTACCAATACCAAGAATTCCAGAGCcatcaatttcaattttatctcCAGCGTACCAAGCAAATCCATGGATGCTACCTAAGCAAAATGTCGATTTACAAACTCAACCcgagaaaaatgaaaattga
- the LOC116767151 gene encoding MYCBP-associated protein-like, with amino-acid sequence MSNKDFKNIDCFDYIEPDRELLAWEKWIKIRKEETTHLAQRLGRDPAELEMNIFENRRQDKERKITLEHAQIEKKVGIRGSLWEQPQRLKQGCYCEPAYELQRTRAEMGRPRIIQHIGVPMYIQETEKGISGVSKRNPCTKLNAEYVKYRAKREKELEENIKTIDPFRPEIKDLVVVGTKPKTPPKKMPSVPVISIILQNEPLGDFYPSIYAVRINDTVFFKNTPPHDLHSLHEMQKQSWHVNCNSWSYYFNCPVKRVGRSKLFLQNLGTVTLKYCWKKLKPVSVEDYQEPVFFFNRNENVICPGQTQYIYFTFISGEPGSYRETWELIFYNVSFYESVDKAFKVNLYADSTENFYKIKKKIEKLENFIYNILLRNIARDLLHEIITKSTSVQPQVYPYKEMFLEAEMFVMKNPVCYYHQTEVMKMKNFYEEMVVHRQWDLSISSWRLEMMKKDYEERMKYFDLLKSSHKELQKPWYEKNDLFEQKYKAVYELLGQFASKLDYEYTRIPSMFFMSFPEESQIQSSTTIQESPAVVTHIFFLRAYEHFSVTIELCAGILSSLDLNRWIHFDFCRT; translated from the exons ATGagtaacaaagattttaaaaatatagattgttTTGATTACATTGAGCCTGATCGGGAATTATTGGCATGGGAGAAAtggataaaaataagaaaggaAGAAACAACGCATCTAGCTCAAAGGTTAGGCAGAGATCCAGCAGAACTAGAAATGAATATCTTTGAAAACAGGCGACAAGACAAAGAAAGAAAGATAACTTTAGAACATGCCCAAATTGAGAAGAAAGTTGGAATAAGAGGTTCCCTTTGGGAGCAACCTCAACGACTTAAACAAGGCTGCTATTGTGAACCTGCTTATGAATTGCAACGAACTAGAGCTGAAATGGGACGCCCACGTATAATTCAACATATTGGAGTACCGATGTATATTCAGGAAACTGAAAAGGGGATTAGTGGTGTGTCCAAAAGAAACCCTTGCACTAAATTAAATGCAGAATACGTGAAATATAGAGCTAAGAGGGAGAAGGAATtggaagaaaatataaaaactatagatCCGTTCAG accCGAAATAAAAGATCTCGTGGTTGTAGGGACCAAACCCAAAACACCTCCTAAAAAAATGCCTTCGGTTCCAGtcatatcaattattttacagaaCGAACCTCTTGGAGATTTTTATCCTTCAATTTACGCCGTAAGAATAAATGATacggtattttttaaaaacacgcCGCCTCACGATCTTCACAGTTTGCATGAAATGCAAAAACAATCGTGGCACGTGAATTGCAATTCTTGgtcttattactttaattgtcCGGTCAAAAGGGTTGGGAGAAGcaagttatttttacaaaatcttGGTACAGTGACGTTGAAATATTgttggaaaaaattaaaaccagtTAGCGTAGAAGACTATCAAGAGCcggttttcttttttaatagaaatgagAATGTAATATGTCCGGGACAgactcaatatatatattttacttttatatcagGTGAACCTGGGTCATACAGAGAGACTTGGGAATTGAtcttttataatgtttcattTTACGAATCCGTTGATAAGGCGTTCAAAGTAAATCTTTACGCGGATTCGACAGAAAACTTCTACAAAATTAAGAAGAAGATTGAAAAACTTGAAAACTTTATCTATAACATTCTGCTTCGGAATATTGCCAGGGATTTGTTAcatgaaataattacaaaatcaaCAAGTGTTCAACCACAAGTTTATCCTtacaaagaaatgtttttagaggctgaaatgtttgttatgaaaaatcCTGTATGTTATTATCATCAAACTGAagttatgaaaatgaaaaatttctaTGAAGAGATGGTTGTTCATCGTCAATGGGATTTATCTATCAGCAGTTGGCGGTTAGAAATGATGAAAAAGGATTATGAAGAAAGAATGAAAtactttgatttattaaagtcATCACATAAGGAATTACAAAAACCGTGGTACGAAAAGAAtgatttatttgaacaaaaatataaagctgTATACGAACTGCTTGGTCAATTTGCTAGTAAATTGGATTATGAATATACTCGTATACcaagtatgttttttatgaGTTTTCCTGAAGAATCACAGATACAATCTTCGACCACCATTCAAGAATCTCCTGCTGTTGTGActcatatattctttttacgCGCTTATGAACACTTTTCTGTGACAATAGAATTATGTGCAGGCATCCTTAGTAGTTTAGATCTAAACAGATGGATACACTTTGATTTTTGTCGAACGTAA
- the LOC116767150 gene encoding carbonic anhydrase 1-like, protein MPLKKLIVIYGCFIFTIYINAHGDQVRDQEKTTKRLNTLFDDADDIQPQLDNEARDKYMFAKPKTVFVFRLPTQYPIVTIPILRKSRQSTYFAKRKKLKKTKKLNTKAPELKEWTYKDQHDWPRRYPDCGGRSQSPVNLPYTPLVKAKESRQLMFLNYDVLPKKLMLCNDGKRIALYGEWKPINQPLIYGGAAHSRRYLFHSLTLHRPSEHRIGGLQFPMETQVLFISAEYKSFAEAIKASLKDAQAFLGIVNIYKYDNHTQQGLEELLKAGTKRFNTSMSLLPLGFFTPPLQQYACYQGSLTFPPCTESVLWLIRAKALPITRKAMDAASSIFEEDHVGSCLREPQPLNDRRVYYFH, encoded by the exons ATGCCGCTGAAAAAACTAATCGTAATTTACGGATGTTTTATCttcacaatttatataaacgctCATGGAG ACCAAGTGAGAGACCAAGAAAAAACAACGAAACGTCTAAACACGTTATTTGATGACGCTGACGATATCCAACCTCAACTAGACAATGAGGCCCGAGACAAATATATGTTTGCAAAG ccaaaaactgtttttgtaTTCCGGTTGCCAACGCAATATCCAATAGTCACTATACCAATTTTGCGGAAGTCCCGCCAATCT ACATATTTTGCAAAACGGAAGAAATTGAAGAAGACGAAGAAACTAA ATACTAAAGCTCCAGAATTAAAAGAATGGACGTATAAAG ATCAGCACGATTGGCCGAGACGCTATCCTGATTGCGGCGGTCGATCGCAATCTCCAGTCAACTTGCCTTATACACCACTCGTAAAGGCTAAAGAAAGCCGACAGCTTATGTTTCTTAACTATGACGTATTACCAAAGAAACTCATGCTGTGCAATGACGGAAAACGAA ttGCTTTATATGGAGAATGGAAGCCCATAAATCAGCCTCTTATTTACGGAGGTGCAGCTCATAGCCGTCGATACTTATTTCATTCCCTAACACTTCATCGGCCTTCGGAACATAGAATAGGTGGTCTCCAATTTCCAATGGAAACTCAAGTGCTTTTCATTTCTGCGGAATACAAATCTTTTGCAGAAGCCATCAAAGCTTCCCTTAAAGATGCTCAGGCCTTCCTCggtattgttaatatatacaag TACGACAACCACACACAGCAAGGCTTGGAAGAATTACTAAAAGCGGGAACCAAACGCTTTAACACCTCCATGTCACTTCTACCATTAGGCTTCTTCACCCCTCCGTTGCAGCAATATGCTTGTTATCAGGGATCATTAACTTTTCCCCCTTGCACTGAATCGGTTTTGTGGTTAATAAGAGCGAAGGCTTTACCTATTACAAGg AAGGCTATGGATGCGGCTAGCAGTATTTTTGAAGAAGATCATGTGGGATCTTGTCTAAGAGAACCGCAGCCTCTTAACGATAGAAGAgtctattattttcattaa
- the LOC116766892 gene encoding frataxin homolog, mitochondrial, whose protein sequence is MYRSIIRTSRYLVRRQINNSLKHTPYSIALRHKGVLACNNTIIQLCIRASHNTISSDGIEPAVFEKICSETLESLFEYFEVLIDQSPQLRGADITFSDGVLTVALGSNYGTYVINRQTPNKQIWLSSPVSGPKRYDLELKNGGYWVYKHDGVSLHNLLQNEISKIVDNVDFKDCAHSVV, encoded by the exons ATGTACAGGTCCATTATACGTACCAGCCGGTACCTAGTGCGAAGACAAatcaataattctttaaaacataCACCATATTCTATTGCACTTCGTCACAAAGGAGTCCTTGCCTGCAATAACACAATTATTCAACTCTGTATTAGAGCTTCACATAATACTATCTCTTCGGACGGCATTGAACCTGCAGTCTTTGAGAAGATTTGTAGTGAAACTTTAGAGTCtctgtttgaatattttgaagtGTTAATAGATCAATCTCCACAACTAAGAGGCGCTGACATAACCTTTAGT gaTGGGGTTTTAACCGTTGCATTGGGATCCAACTATGGAACGTATGTGATAAACAGACAAACACCAAACAAGCAAATATGGTTGAGCTCCCCGGTGTCAGGTCCCAAGCGGTATGACCTCGAACTAAAAAACGGTGGCTACTGGGTCTACAAGCACGACGGAGTCTCACTTCACAATCtattacaaaatgaaatatcaaaaatagtaGATAATGTTGATTTTAAAGATTGCGCACATAGTGTAGTGTAA